The proteins below are encoded in one region of Hordeum vulgare subsp. vulgare chromosome 3H, MorexV3_pseudomolecules_assembly, whole genome shotgun sequence:
- the LOC123441475 gene encoding probable choline kinase 2, whose product AAASDAGPELRRTSSIDRIPAEARRILHRLAGELWGADVDPAALVVSQLQGALTNEVFRITWPGGEGDPRKVLVRIYGQGVEVFFDRADEVRTFECMSRHGQGPRLLGRFPQGRVEEFINARTLSAPDLRDPEISSLIARKLREFHELDMPGSKDISLWQRLRRWLEEARSRCSAEEARQFRLEALGDEIAELENALSGVDQRVVFCHNDLQYGNIMIYEETRQVTLIDYEYASFNPVAFDIANHFCEMAADYHSNTPHVMDFTKYPDMDEQWRFLEAYLSSSGEEPSDAEVETLLGLIAKYSLSSHLFWGLWGIVSEHVNKNIDFEYKEYARHRFNQYWDTKPRILQACNPSS is encoded by the exons gccgccgcctccgacgCGGGGCCCGAGCTGCGTCGGACCTCCAGCATCGACCGCATCCCGGCGGAGGCGCGCCGCATCCTGCACCGCCTCGCCGGCGAGCTCTGGGGCGCCGACGTCGACCCCGCCGCGCTCGTCGTGTCGCAGCTTCAGGGCGCCCTCACCAACGAGGTCTTCCGCATCACCTGGCCCGGCGGCGAGGGCGACCCGCGCAAGGTGCTCGTGCGCATCTACGGCCAGGGCGTCGAGGTCTTCTTCGACCGCGCCGACGAAGTCCGCACCTTCGAGTGCATGTCCCGCCACGGCCAGGGCCCCCGCCTCCTCGGCCGCTTCCCCCAGGGCCGCGTCGAGGAGTTCATCAACGCCAGG ACGCTCTCGGCGCCGGATCTGCGCGACCCGGAGATTTCCAGCCTGATTGCCAGGAAGCTGCGGGAGTTTCACGAGCTCGACATGCCTGGATCCAAGGACATCTCACTGTGGCAGAGGCTGAG GCGGTGGCTTGAGGAAGCTCGCAGCAGGTGCTCGGCTGAGGAGGCTAGGCAATTCCGGTTGGAGGCGCTCGGCGATGAGATTGCGGAGCTGGAGAATGCATTGTCCGGGGTCGATCAGAGAGTAGTGTTTTGCCATAATGATTTGCAGTATGGGAACATCATGATATATGAAGAGACCAGACAAGTGACCTTGATT GACTATGAGTACGCAAGTTTTAACCCTGTTGCGTTCGACATTGCCAATCATTTCTGTGAGATGGCTGCTGATTATCATAGCAATACACCGCACGTGATGGATTTCACCAAGTATCCTG ACATGGATGAACAGTGGAGGTTTCTTGAGGCTTACCTTAGTTCTTCAG GTGAAGAACCATCCGATGCAGAAGTCGAAACATTACTTGGCCTGATTGCAAAATACAGTCTCTCAAGCCATCTCTTCTGGGGTCTCTGGGGAATAGTCTCG GAGCATGTGAACAAGAACATCGACTTCGAGTACAAGGAGTACGCGAGGCACCGGTTCAACCAGTACTGGGACACGAAGCCGAGAATACTGCAAGCCTGCAATCCAAGTAGCTGA
- the LOC123442955 gene encoding uncharacterized protein LOC123442955 gives MTGKEVVPPLVDVPMQDHPNARRRNYGHYHEDAGPTHFCKVIFAPELEALPLPVDFTKHFPAVSTEFSHEHWLLMEGHDEGDL, from the exons ATGACG GGCAAGGAGGTCGTGCCACCATTGGTGGACGTGCCAATGCAGGATCATCCTAACGCCAGGCGGAGGAACTACGGACACTACCATGAGGATGCAGGACCAACCCACTTCTGCAAGGTGATCTTTGCTCCGGAGCTGGAGGCTCTGCCTTTGCCTGTGGACTTCACGAAGCACTTCCCCGCTGTGAGTACAGAGTTCAGTCACGAACACTGGCTGCTCATGGAGggtcatgatgaaggtgatctatgA